In Paroedura picta isolate Pp20150507F chromosome 15, Ppicta_v3.0, whole genome shotgun sequence, the genomic window gttgtctgagctcagatagaagatagagacagagttcaacgggatctgaacacaatgggaaaatgggcaaatgagaacaagatgcaatttaataaagataagtgtaaagttctgcatctgggtcagaaaaatgaaaagcatgcctactggatgggggatacgcttctacgtaacactgtgtgtgaacgagaccttggagtacttgtggattgtaaactaaacatgagcaggcagtgtgatgcagcggtaaaaaagacaaatgccatttggggctgtatcaacagaggcatcacatcaaaatcacaagatgtcatagtcccattgtatacggcactggtcagaccacacctggagtactgtgtgcagttctggaggcctcacttcaagaaggacgtagataaaattgaaagggtacagaggagagcgacgaagatgatctggggccaagggaccaagtcctatgaagataggttgagggacttgggaatgttcagcttggagaaaaggaggttgagaggggacatgatagccctctttaagtatttgaaaggttgtcacttggaggagggcaggatgctgtttctgttggctgcagaggagaggacacgcagtaatgggtttaaacttcaactacaacgatataggctagatatcaggaaaaagtttttcacagtcagagtagttcagaggccgaatgcgaccaactacctccccaccgtaaaacagactgtgcaattgagctaaagaaaggggagccacttcccaaagccaaactgtactcTATGAGCCCTAGAGAAATGAAGGAACTTAGGGAGTActtggacaaaaacttagcccggggattcatcagaccggccacttctcccctggctgccccggtcctctttgtgaaaaagaaggatggatccttgcgcctctgtacggactacagaggactgaatgctgtttccacctgcaatgcttacccgttgcctttgattaaggacttgttgggacatttggggagggcccggatttttacaaagctggacttgagagaagcctattacagagtccgtataaagaaggggcatgagtacctgactgcttttaacacccccttgggccaatttgaataccctaacatgccgttcggcctcgccggcgctccgggcgtgttcatgaacatgataaatgaaattatgcatgatttgttgtatcaaggggtgttggtttacattgatgatattttggtgtattcggaAGATGTgggcaaacacgccaaattagtctGCGAAGTGCTCCGctggctgcggaagcaccatctgtttgccaaacttttgaaatgtgaattccaccgggacgcggtggagtttctgggtttccgggtttccaaagaggggattgaaatggacccgggcaaagtgcgtgacttgctggccgGGGAACCTCCCAGgacgaggaggcagctccagagcttcttaggctttgcaaacatttatagaacgtttattcccagctttgccaaggtggcattgccgcttactgacttgttgaaaacaaaggaggggggaaaggcggcaaACCGACCGGGcaccccactccagtggaccccccggtgtcaggaagcctttgagaatctgaagctcctttttacatctgaaccggtgttggcccatgctgacccagctaagcaatttaccgtgcaagtagattcctcggatgtcgcaatgggggccgtgatcctacaagagggggaggatgggaagttgcaccccttagcctatctgtcaaagaagttttccggggcagaacgcaactgggcaatttgggaaaaagaggcaacCGCAGTAAAATTAGCGCTTGCcacatggagacattggttggaggggtctgccgtcccgtttgtagtttggacagaccataaaaatctccaagcactcaagcagccccgctctctctctgccaagcaaatgcggtgggcggagtttttctctcgtttcaactttactcttaagcatctgccaggcaaaatgaactttttggcggacgccctctcccgcttgccccagtacaacagtaagcgcgacccattggtggatacagttttcacccccgcccaattggggatggcagcggtgatgcgcagtcaaacaaagaaaggaaacccgattcccggtgggtgggttcagaaggaggtgttacaggactctgagtttgcttccctccgccgaccttgtcgacaaggggggcctctttttcaagggggagcgcctttaTGTTTCAGCGGCGgagcgcggggacgttttaaaactttgtcacgatgcgaaaaccgcaggacattttggtatcgtgaaaactctgcacctggtcaggagacattattggtggccaacgttacagagcgatgtggagaaatacgtgcagggctgccccacctgtctggtttccaaacccccaggaggaaagagacgagggctgctgcagcctctgcccacccctgcccgcccctggtccgatgtcactatggattttattacggacctgcctcccagccagggcaagactgtagtttgggtggtggtggatgcattctcaaagcaagcccattttattccctgtgcgggcttgccctcagcggccaaactggcttctatgttcatgactcacataatccgcctacatggaattcctaggagattgctcacggatcggggcccacagttcgttgccaagttctggcgggagcttttgaagttgctggggatagagcaagccctgacatcaggctaccaccctgagtccaacgggcagactgaacgggtgaaccaaattcttgaacagtatctgcgctgttttattaaccaccaacaaaatgcTTGGGTTGCCCTATTGccacttgctgagtttgcctacaacaacggggtgcatgcctccacaggagtgtctccctttaaggtggtgtacgggacagacttaattgctgcacccacctgtgATTTCgtttctgctgaagcccctgaagtcaccaaatgggcagctactattagtgcaggttggcctgatattgtctctagccttgaggaggctaaacaagcttataagtcccaggcagacaaaaaaagtgcacctgcaccagcctggaaggtaggtgaccttgcctacctgtctacaaagaacttacgctgtcagcaacaatctaagaagctgggtcccaaatttgtggggccctttcccatcgtgaagctgatcaatgctgtgactgtggaattgcgtttgcctaaaacttacaggaatgtgcatccggtttttcattccagcctgctgcggcgagccccggtgccggatgtgtggcaacctccgctctcaacaccagtgcctgtctacattgataaagacacccactacgaagtcaatcagatcttggactctcgtgtgcacaagggtcgcctccaatatttggtggattggaaagatttcccttcgggggaaagggagtgggtggaggctgcgaATGTAAAAGCCCCGCGCCTCCTTCGGGCGTTCCACCGTGCATTCCCAGAATGTCCTCGTCCAACGGATGCGggctagtgtgtgggggggtcctttttagggtggaaggatgtcaggattgtagaatctctgtcataaattagcctgagttcttccatgacagttatattgcttggtgcctgcttGCCACAGGTCCTGTATTCATGCtaacaattaaaaatgaaatatatgttgttgtaactcttatcacttgttgaggcctctcggctgggcccggtttcgctatcacccagtcaaggccatgagaatgtatcactgttttaattgcatgtgcctcttctctccttctcccctcccttgggaactttcaaattttgagcgggagaattgtattgataagaagaagcaaatctgtactcaggtcagattagacttcgccagtcttgatgcatgtagtacttctcaataaagctttctgattatcaagaagcttgttgtgagttctctcagcgcttgacaatAGTATCCaaatcacatgaggtgatgttaccactttactctgctctggttagacctcccTTGGAGTACAAATCAGCATGGatctgtctccaacaggtcctgtcagaccaacctggtttccttttttgactaagtaactggtttgctggatcagggaaatttggttgatgtcatttacttggattttagtaaagcttttgacaaggttccccatgatgttctgatggataagttgaaggactgcaatttggattttcagatggttaagtggatagggaattcgttagagaaccgcactcaaagagttgttgtcaatggtgtttcatcagactggagagaggtgagtagtggggtacctcagggctcggtgctcggcccggtacttcttaacatatttattaatgatctagatgagggggtggagggactacttatccagttggcagatgacaccaaattgggaggactggcaaatactccggaagatagagacagagttcaacgagatctgaacacaatggaaaaatgggcaaatgagaacaagatgcaatttaagaaagataagtgtaaagttttgcatctgggtcagaaaaatgaaaagcatgcctactggatgggggatacgcttctaggtagcactgtgtgtgaacgagaccttggggtacttgtggattgtaaactaaacatgagcaggctgtgtgatgcagcagtaaaaaaggcaaatgccattttgggctgtatcaacaggggcatcacatcaaaatcacaagatgtcatagtcccattgtatacggcactggtcagaccacacctggagtactgtgtgcagctctggaggcctcacttcaagaaggatgtagataaaattgaaagggtacagaggagagcgacaaagatgatctggggccaagggaccaagccctatgaagataggttgagggacttgggaatgttcagcctggagaaaagcagattgagaggggacatgatagccctctttaagtatttgaaaggttgtcggaggagggcaggatgctgtttccgttggctgcagaggagaggacacgcagtaatgggtttaaactacaagtacaacgatataggctagatatcaggaaaaaatgttaacagtcaggggctttccgcaccgggatccttgtagcaaattgtttgctgaacgaaaaatcgccatttaaaatagtggaattcgtcattatgcatacctgcctttgtagtggaatccagttgcgttttgtatcgtttcccacaggcttccggtctcggcaaaaatcgctagaaaggaagcgctattgccaagctcatcccgcctctggctgtcaagcagccaatgggcggccattagcatgctcccaaacaacccctttccctttaagaaagttttttatttaaaaaaacacacccgttgcaacgaatctgtgttgatttgttgcaacggagagatccatccagcttgcaggtgtgtttgagctgccgtttcatcgttaccacgctcctcccgagtggaaaaaaaaatcccccccccctcacgggcgcgattttcggccgaaaacagtgtgaaaaataaagggaaaatacatcagcaaacggacttctctgttgtttgtgcttagtgactaaacagctctggggagggactgaagccggggaagcctctaaacggaggctcgccggtgcgttgatccccgctcgctcgaagaaaaaaaaatggcgatcgcttcaccagaagatcagaggagagagccagggggagggactttgtagaaaccacaacaatggtaacgcacagaactttcccgctagtgttgcagatttgttgcaggagtgtagcgctttccggagggtgaatccacttttggggatttccttgaaagcgctacaacgaagcactttttgcggatcggtttcaggtgtgtggcagattgtcaacgacgttgtgcataatggcaaatcagtagcgttttcaattggcaaccattgtgcgattttgaaggagtgcggaaagcccctcagagtagttcagcagtggaataggctgcctaaggaggtggtgagctccccctcactggcagtcttcaagcaaaggttggatacacacttttcttggatgcttcaggatgctttgggctgatgctgtgttgagggggttggactagatggcctgaatggccccttccaacgttatgattctatgattctactgtgttcagttctgggcaccacaactgaggaaagatgtagagaagctggagcatgtccagtgGTGGGCTagaaggatggtgaggggtttggagatcaagtcgtatgaggaaagtttgagggagcttggtctggagCGAAGgtgactaaaaggtgatatgatttTCAAATATGAGGGGCTGTCattgagaagatggagcagagttgttttctgttgttttctgttggtttggatcagaaccaatgggttgaaagtaaatcaaaacaattttcagataaacatctggaagacattcctgacagttagtaaTCCTTAGTAGAATGGGCTTCCTCGggacgtagaatcatagaatcatagaatcatagagttggaaggacccatacaggccatctagtccaaccccctgctcaacgcaggattagccctaagcatcctaaagcatccaagaaaagtgtgtgtccaacctttgcttgaagactgccagtgagggggagctcaccacctccttaggcagcctattccactgctgaactactctgactgtgaacattttttttcctgatatctagcctatatcgttgtacttgtaatttaaacccattactgcatgtcctttcctctgcagccaatgggaacagcatcctgccctcctccaaatgacaacctttcaaatacttaaagagggctatcatgtcccctctcaacctccttttctccaggctgaacattcatggctgaacctcttgtgggttcatctatttcatttgataaatgaaattgtcagccaggcaggtcagaaagttgcatgactgaggacgcttcacagagtttgtttcccagcacacatctgggaaattgaagtcacccatgatgacaaggtcctgccgcttggatattttcccaagctgctcacaaagtgcagcatccacattctctcgttggtcaggcggtcggtagcagacaccaaccaccacactgtttgttttcccctcgcttattttcaccaatatgctttccactgtagatatgctctccttcactagaatttcctgacaggtaagccctttccttacatacagtgccactcctccacctcttcgatctattctgttttttctgaacagttcatatccatccactattacatttcagtcatgagaatcattccaccaagtttctgtgatacctactagatcatacctttccatcagcatgagaagttccagctcttccttcttattgcccatgcttcgggcgttagtataaagacatctgaatccttttacttttggttccctatgagctggccttgccggttgggctgcctccgatcgttttccttccatacattccttatgttgatcgtctccttcccctagtggctttagtttagagctctcctgatgaatctccccaggttcctgccaaacacattcttccccagtttcgataagtgcagtccatcaggtgctagtaggccttcctcaagaaagcctatcccatggtcccagaaaccaaatctctcctgccggcaccaactacgcagccagtgattcacctccattatcttcctctcccgacgcattcctcttcccttgacaggcaagattgaagagaataccacttgtgcccccatttgcttgagcttcctccccagatcttgataggtggtgggttctcctcctttggaagtttttaagcagatagtcatctgactgaaatgctgat contains:
- the LOC143824256 gene encoding uncharacterized protein LOC143824256 → MGAKRPGAKFSHPTAEFLEELKGPSSPFTAGSARKRKSFIGERRLAHHKVLAKTEGPSLLRRAPVPDVWQPPLSTPVPVYIDKDTHYEVNQILDSRVHKGRLQYLVDWKDFPSGEREWVEAANVKAPRLLRAFHRAFPECPRPTDAG